A window from Peromyscus eremicus chromosome 5, PerEre_H2_v1, whole genome shotgun sequence encodes these proteins:
- the LOC131911361 gene encoding histone H2B type 1-F/J/L-like translates to MPDPAKSAPAPKKGSKKAVTKAQKKDGKKRKRSRKESYSVYVYKVLKQVHPDTGISSKAMGIMNSFVNDIFERIASEASRLAHYNKRSTITSREIQTAVRLLLPGELAKHAVSEGTKAVTKYTSSK, encoded by the coding sequence ATGCCTGATCCCGCGAAGTCCGCTCCCGCCCCGAAGAAGGGCTCCAAGAAGGCCGTGACCAAGGCGCAGAAGAAGGACGGCAAGAAGCGCAAGCGCAGCCGCAAGGAGAGCTACTCGGTGTACGTGTACAAGGTGCTGAAGCAGGTGCACCCCGACACGGGCATCTCGTCCAAGGCCATGGGCATCATGAACTCGTTCGTCAACGACATCTTCGAGCGCATCGCGAGCGAGGCGTCGCGCCTGGCGCATTACAACAAGCGCTCGACCATCACGTCCCGGGAGATCCAGACAGCCGTGCGCCTGCTGCTGCCCGGGGAGCTGGCCAAGCACGCCGTGTCCGAGGGCACCAAGGCCGTCACCAAGTACACCAGCTCCAAGTGA
- the LOC131911358 gene encoding histone H2A type 1-B, with amino-acid sequence MSGRGKQGGKARAKAKTRSSRAGLQFPVGRVHRLLRKGNYSERVGAGAPVYLAAVLEYLTAEILELAGNAARDNKKTRIIPRHLQLAIRNDEELNKLLGRVTIAQGGVLPNIQAVLLPKKTESHHKAKGK; translated from the coding sequence ATGTCTGGACGCGGCAAGCAGGGCGGCAAGGCTCGCGCCAAGGCCAAGACCCGCTCGTCCCGCGCCGGCCTGCAGTTCCCCGTGGGCCGCGTGCACCGGCTCCTCCGCAAGGGCAACTACTCGGAGCGGGTGGGCGCCGGCGCCCCGGTCTACCTGGCGGCCGTGCTGGAGTACCTGACGGCCGAGATCCTGGAGCTGGCTGGCAACGCGGCCCGCGACAACAAGAAGACGCGCATCATCCCGCGCCACCTGCAGCTGGCCATCCGCAACGACGAGGAGCTCAACAAGCTGCTGGGCCGCGTCACCATCGCGCAGGGCGGCGTCCTGCCCAACATCCAGGCGGTGCTGCTGCCCAAGAAGACCGAGAGCCACCACAAGGCCAAGGGGAAATAA
- the LOC131911026 gene encoding histone H4: MSGRGKGGKGLGKGGAKRHRKVLRDNIQGITKPAIRRLARRGGVKRISGLIYEETRGVLKVFLENVIRDAVTYTEHAKRKTVTAMDVVYALKRQGRTLYGFGG; encoded by the coding sequence ATGTCTGGTCGCGGCAAAGGCGGGAAGGGCCTGGGCAAGGGCGGCGCCAAGCGCCACCGCAAAGTCCTGCGCGACAACATCCAGGGCATCACCAAGCCCGCCATCCGCCGCCTGGCCCGGCGTGGCGGCGTCAAGCGCATCTCCGGCCTGATCTACGAGGAGACCCGCGGGGTGCTGAAGGTGTTCCTGGAGAACGTGATCCGCGACGCCGTCACCTACACGGAGCACGCCAAGCGCAAGACCGTCACCGCCATGGACGTGGTCTACGCGCTCAAGCGCCAGGGGCGCACGCTCTACGGCTTCGGCGGCTGA